The Faecalibacter sp. LW9 genome has a segment encoding these proteins:
- a CDS encoding ABC transporter ATP-binding protein — MSFNKRALQYIKPYKTSFGTAIFFNVLYAIFNVVALAFMMPILSILFGEEKNKIFTKPVYSGKISELKDYFSDYSGYLMSDITQTEGPIFVLAISCILFIVAFFFRNIFSFLSETCLVDMRSGVTRDLRIDLHNKILELPVSYFTEKRKGDMITRISNDVNEVEGNILNSIVEIIRGPIMILVFVTVLFVTSMELTLFAILVFPIMGTIISLIGKSLKRAASNAQNELSNIITYVDETLSALKIIKIFNADEQVKGRFDQSINRYRKYLQKVMKKRALASPTSEFLGAITIGLIVFFGGKLSLEGNGLSGSEFIFYIGTFYTLLDPIKKFSKALSDIQKGEVSAQRLFEVLDADVSIKDHVGAKSIEAFEDKIEFKNVTFGYGDETIIENFNLTINKGETVALVGQSGSGKSTLANLLTRFWDVKSGEILIDGVNIKEIQLKKYRDLFGLVTQDSILFNDTIANNISLGDFHPNQEGIKKAAQIANAEEFIVKQENQYNEGVGEGGSKLSGGQKQRLSIARAVYKNPPIMVLDEATSALDTKSEKLVQKALNNMMQNRTSLVIAHRLSTIQNADKIVVMEAGKIIEQGSHEQLIEQKGAYANLVSMQNFG, encoded by the coding sequence ATGAGTTTCAATAAAAGAGCATTACAATACATTAAACCTTATAAGACGTCGTTTGGTACAGCGATTTTCTTTAATGTACTCTATGCCATTTTCAACGTTGTAGCGTTAGCTTTTATGATGCCAATTTTAAGCATCTTATTTGGAGAAGAAAAAAATAAAATATTTACAAAACCTGTTTATTCAGGAAAAATATCAGAGTTAAAAGATTATTTTTCAGATTACTCAGGCTATTTAATGAGTGATATTACACAAACTGAAGGGCCTATATTTGTATTAGCTATTTCGTGCATATTATTTATTGTCGCTTTTTTCTTTCGAAATATCTTTAGTTTTTTATCGGAAACATGTTTAGTGGATATGCGTTCGGGGGTAACGCGAGACTTACGAATTGATTTGCACAATAAAATCTTAGAATTACCAGTATCTTACTTTACTGAAAAACGAAAAGGAGATATGATTACGCGCATCTCTAATGATGTGAATGAAGTGGAAGGTAATATTTTAAATTCCATTGTAGAGATTATTCGTGGACCAATTATGATTCTTGTGTTTGTAACGGTATTATTCGTTACGAGTATGGAATTGACATTGTTTGCAATATTGGTTTTCCCAATTATGGGGACAATTATTTCGTTGATTGGTAAAAGTTTAAAACGTGCCGCAAGCAATGCACAAAATGAATTATCCAATATCATTACATATGTAGATGAAACCCTATCCGCTTTGAAGATTATCAAAATTTTTAATGCCGATGAACAAGTCAAAGGACGATTTGACCAATCGATCAATCGCTATCGAAAATATTTACAAAAAGTAATGAAAAAGCGTGCCTTAGCTTCACCAACCAGTGAATTTTTAGGGGCGATTACAATTGGTTTAATTGTATTTTTTGGAGGGAAATTGTCGTTAGAAGGAAATGGATTATCGGGATCTGAATTTATCTTTTACATTGGAACATTTTATACTTTACTTGATCCAATTAAGAAATTTTCAAAAGCTTTATCAGATATTCAAAAAGGAGAAGTTTCAGCTCAACGTTTATTTGAAGTATTAGATGCGGATGTTTCGATTAAAGATCATGTTGGAGCAAAATCAATCGAAGCGTTTGAAGATAAAATTGAATTCAAGAATGTGACATTTGGATACGGAGATGAAACAATCATCGAAAACTTCAACTTAACGATAAACAAAGGAGAAACCGTTGCTTTAGTGGGACAATCTGGTTCGGGTAAATCAACATTAGCCAATTTATTGACACGTTTTTGGGATGTGAAATCAGGCGAAATTTTGATTGATGGAGTAAATATTAAAGAAATTCAATTGAAAAAATACCGTGATTTATTCGGTTTAGTTACTCAGGATTCTATTTTGTTCAACGATACGATCGCAAATAACATTTCACTTGGGGATTTCCATCCAAATCAAGAAGGAATAAAAAAAGCAGCTCAAATTGCAAATGCAGAAGAATTCATTGTTAAGCAAGAAAATCAATACAATGAAGGAGTTGGGGAAGGAGGAAGTAAACTTTCTGGTGGTCAAAAACAGCGTTTATCCATTGCACGTGCAGTATATAAAAATCCACCCATTATGGTTTTGGATGAAGCGACATCTGCATTAGATACGAAATCAGAGAAGTTGGTTCAAAAAGCATTAAATAATATGATGCAAAATCGAACTTCGTTAGTAATTGCACACCGTTTATCAACAATTCAAAATGCAGATAAAATTGTAGTGATGGAAGCTGGAAAAATCATTGAACAAGGGAGTCATGAACAATTGATAGAACAAAAAGGTGCCTATGCCAATTTAGTAAGTATGCAAAATTTTGGTTAA
- a CDS encoding 3-phosphoshikimate 1-carboxyvinyltransferase: MILISRSNLHLTGELQITGSKSESNRLLLLNQLFQNALTLENVSNSEDSQLMQNALANTSDVIDIHHAGTVMRFLTAYFSIQEGRTVTLTGSDRMKQRPIGVLVEALRALGADITHIENEGYPPLKINGKKITASEITIPANVSSQYITALMLIGTQLEKGLTITLEGKIISIPYIQMSIQLLNRIGVNAKMENQQIKVDYTPTIASQTIQVESDWSSASYYYSLVALSPNSEVTIATYYEDSLQGDSALQTIYKDNFGVESIFNNGKLTLKNNSNFTYSDVITLDLNNTPDIAQTIAAICVGLGLKCHLTGLETLKIKETDRLQALQNELTKMGAVVEITDDSLSIKRYNVFENTPVLKTYNDHRMTMCMAPLAIKFPIQIENEMVVEKSYPTFWEDWKTLGFDLQSL, translated from the coding sequence ATGATTTTAATTTCACGATCAAACCTACATTTAACGGGAGAGTTGCAAATTACAGGCTCAAAAAGTGAGAGTAATCGACTTCTCCTTTTAAATCAATTGTTTCAAAATGCCCTTACATTAGAAAATGTATCCAATTCCGAAGATTCTCAATTGATGCAAAATGCATTAGCGAATACTTCTGATGTTATCGATATTCATCATGCGGGGACAGTCATGCGTTTCCTAACGGCTTATTTTTCTATCCAAGAAGGTCGTACCGTAACGTTAACTGGCTCTGATCGTATGAAACAGCGTCCTATTGGGGTATTAGTGGAAGCACTTCGTGCATTAGGAGCAGATATTACTCATATTGAAAATGAAGGTTATCCTCCTTTAAAAATCAATGGTAAAAAAATTACAGCTTCTGAGATTACGATACCGGCAAATGTCAGCAGCCAATACATTACGGCTTTGATGCTTATCGGAACTCAATTGGAAAAGGGGTTAACGATTACTCTTGAAGGAAAAATTATTTCTATTCCATATATTCAAATGTCTATTCAATTATTGAATCGAATTGGTGTGAATGCAAAGATGGAAAACCAACAAATTAAGGTCGATTATACGCCAACTATTGCTTCACAAACGATACAAGTGGAATCCGATTGGAGCTCGGCTTCGTACTATTATTCTTTAGTTGCTTTAAGTCCAAATAGCGAAGTAACAATTGCAACGTATTACGAGGATTCTTTACAAGGCGATTCAGCTTTACAAACCATTTATAAAGATAATTTTGGTGTTGAATCAATATTCAATAACGGAAAATTAACTTTAAAAAATAATTCGAATTTTACGTATTCAGATGTAATAACGTTAGATTTAAACAATACGCCAGATATTGCACAAACTATCGCTGCCATTTGTGTAGGGTTAGGTTTAAAATGTCATTTAACAGGGTTAGAAACTTTAAAAATTAAAGAAACGGATCGATTACAAGCTCTACAAAATGAATTAACAAAAATGGGAGCTGTGGTCGAAATTACAGACGACTCTTTAAGCATTAAACGTTATAATGTGTTTGAAAATACACCTGTATTGAAAACTTATAATGATCATCGAATGACCATGTGTATGGCGCCTTTAGCGATTAAATTTCCAATTCAGATTGAGAATGAAATGGTGGTAGAAAAATCTTATCCTACCTTTTGGGAAGATTGGAAAACACTTGGATTTGATCTACAATCTTTATAA
- a CDS encoding nucleotide pyrophosphohydrolase → MSLKQAQQDVDNWIQNHGVRYFNELTNMAQLTEEVGEVARIIARRYGEQSEKESDKNKDLGEELADVIFVALCLANQTGVDLESAFYKKLDLKTQRDHDRHQNNEKLK, encoded by the coding sequence ATGAGTTTAAAACAAGCACAACAAGACGTAGATAATTGGATTCAAAACCACGGTGTTCGTTATTTCAACGAGTTAACGAATATGGCTCAATTAACAGAGGAAGTTGGAGAAGTTGCGCGTATTATCGCTCGTCGTTACGGTGAACAATCCGAGAAAGAATCAGATAAAAACAAAGATTTAGGAGAGGAATTAGCCGATGTTATTTTCGTAGCCCTTTGCTTAGCAAATCAAACAGGTGTTGATTTAGAATCTGCATTCTACAAGAAATTAGATCTTAAAACCCAACGTGATCACGATCGCCACCAGAATAACGAGAAATTAAAATAA
- a CDS encoding transglutaminase domain-containing protein — MNLLFTIGITALAAVTTQAQEIKFGKFTNEEIEKTQSKINPNAAAEVLYSSAKHTVDWDQSSGDLVKKTQIVYRIKVYDKDKTPDHILSLEIPIRTGNSKTNTEKVISLKASTFNPEGNTMKEYKVERKDIFTKNVHNYLNLQTLTFPNVKNGSILEYTYEVSSPFYYNTDTWYFQETIPVVKSVLTLETNEVLSYLDDFRGQFTLKPKTSTKKARGSYKIQGSRGIDNVSSAFEASSVGSFEYTINIKTYDTENLPGYEREAYVLNPRNLLSSVRFELGSYNPKNGTPQHFSTTWERIGKDLLDSESFGRQLNGNNFLDDKVKEIIANASNESEKIKAIYNFVKDNYKWDEYNSIYTDKGIRKTFNDKIGNVADINLMLVSMLEKAGFKANPVVLSTVQNGMLNYIFPSKAKLNYVIASVQINGNDILMDATHPFADVNVLPMRVLNHRGILISKDGVREIDLVNTVMSTDKTQVIATLSPDGKISGTYNNYHDNYFYINDKSEIQDDPKAFEKEFIAQYNFDIENFKSLDNGNKLIRHSFKFDGVQADVAGDKIIFNPLLFDALENHHLNYETRNYNIEFGTPMNIHKSFKIKIPEGYKVESLPKAYQEKVINDAAAYVYQYEEKDGFIQVTSVRVLPYSVLPNNYYQPFKAFMTKVVEAETQQIVLVKS, encoded by the coding sequence ATGAATCTTTTATTTACCATCGGAATTACAGCACTTGCAGCTGTTACGACTCAAGCTCAAGAAATTAAATTCGGGAAATTCACAAATGAAGAAATTGAGAAGACTCAAAGTAAAATAAATCCTAATGCCGCTGCAGAAGTATTATATTCGAGTGCAAAACATACGGTTGATTGGGATCAATCTTCTGGCGATCTTGTCAAAAAAACTCAAATCGTTTATCGCATCAAGGTATATGATAAAGACAAAACCCCTGATCATATTTTATCATTAGAGATTCCTATTCGAACAGGAAATTCGAAAACAAATACAGAAAAAGTGATTTCATTGAAGGCTTCTACCTTTAATCCTGAAGGGAATACGATGAAAGAATATAAAGTAGAACGTAAAGATATTTTCACAAAAAATGTTCATAACTATTTAAACTTACAGACACTAACTTTCCCAAATGTAAAAAATGGTTCTATCTTAGAGTATACGTATGAAGTCTCATCTCCATTTTATTACAATACAGACACTTGGTATTTTCAAGAAACGATACCTGTTGTAAAAAGCGTATTAACGTTAGAAACGAATGAAGTTTTATCTTATTTGGATGATTTTAGAGGACAATTTACTTTAAAACCAAAAACTTCAACGAAAAAAGCACGTGGATCTTACAAAATACAAGGAAGTCGAGGCATAGACAATGTTTCTTCAGCTTTCGAAGCTTCTTCTGTGGGTTCATTTGAATATACCATTAACATAAAAACATATGATACTGAAAATCTTCCAGGATACGAGAGAGAAGCTTATGTTTTAAACCCTCGTAATTTATTATCATCTGTTCGTTTTGAACTAGGTTCTTATAATCCAAAGAATGGCACGCCACAACATTTTTCTACGACTTGGGAAAGAATTGGTAAAGATTTACTGGATAGCGAATCTTTTGGTCGCCAATTAAATGGTAATAATTTTTTAGATGATAAAGTCAAAGAAATTATTGCGAATGCATCCAATGAATCCGAAAAAATTAAGGCTATTTATAATTTTGTAAAGGATAATTATAAATGGGATGAATATAACAGTATTTATACTGACAAAGGAATCCGTAAAACTTTTAACGATAAAATTGGAAATGTTGCAGATATCAATTTGATGCTTGTTTCAATGTTAGAAAAAGCAGGATTCAAAGCTAACCCAGTTGTCTTAAGCACAGTTCAAAATGGAATGTTAAACTATATTTTTCCTTCAAAAGCGAAATTAAATTATGTTATTGCATCCGTTCAAATCAATGGGAATGATATTTTAATGGATGCTACGCATCCTTTTGCAGATGTAAATGTATTACCCATGCGTGTTTTAAATCATCGGGGAATTTTAATTTCTAAAGATGGTGTGCGGGAAATTGATTTAGTCAATACGGTGATGTCTACAGATAAAACACAAGTTATTGCGACCCTATCACCCGATGGTAAAATCAGTGGAACATACAACAATTATCATGATAATTATTTTTACATCAATGATAAATCCGAAATTCAAGATGATCCAAAAGCTTTCGAAAAAGAATTTATTGCGCAATATAATTTTGATATCGAAAATTTCAAATCCTTAGATAATGGAAATAAATTGATACGCCATTCCTTTAAATTTGATGGGGTACAAGCAGATGTAGCTGGAGATAAAATTATTTTCAATCCTTTATTATTTGATGCTTTAGAAAATCATCATTTAAATTATGAAACGCGAAATTATAATATCGAGTTTGGAACTCCGATGAACATTCACAAGTCGTTTAAAATCAAAATTCCTGAGGGATATAAAGTCGAAAGCTTGCCGAAAGCCTATCAAGAAAAAGTTATTAATGATGCTGCCGCCTATGTTTATCAATACGAAGAAAAAGATGGATTTATTCAAGTTACTTCAGTACGTGTTCTACCTTACAGCGTCTTACCAAATAATTATTATCAACCATTTAAAGCCTTTATGACAAAAGTTGTAGAAGCCGAAACACAGCAAATTGTATTGGTAAAAAGCTAA
- a CDS encoding DUF3857 domain-containing protein, translating to MKHILPPTLLTFLPFTLFAQFYPVHEIPTALIQDAYAVVRSANTHIQLNTVNQFKYSEEVVITVFDKSGDPFVNAHQFYDPNTKIEAFEAELYDAQGKLIEKFKSKNFSDVSAVSGDQLYTDDRVKYLAFTPTFYPYTIRYKVSTVNKNTIFIPRWSPIYSTNLSIESAQYTFTNNSTSTIRHLEKNVSTYPISKEIKGNEYRYALKNLKPMQSEEMMVNWRNIVPQVIFATNQINIDGTQGSFDNWNDYGKWSYQNLIQGKLDFTPVQKAYFQNLVKDAQSEKEKVSILYKHLQNKVRYIGVQLGIGGLSPFPNSYVETRSYGDCKALSNYMIGMLDAVRIKAYHTILFADNAPIDIDEEMMYQQGNHMIVYVPLKEEDIWVEATSQSLSFNLLGDMSSNRKVYIFDENGGKIIPSQTLNHTNNILTTKGRIEITSDGKAKITLHEISDGLFYADNSAVKSYVKKDQMEYFRRKFPVLAQPRIDQIEFKDHWDKSSFETILEVTSDNFAKKQGNHLIFNLIPGNNETTTLKKAKTRVHDFHISRGYTDKISFEIIVPSTIKGKIQFEPIHIVTEFGFYDLKIEQKTENTYLLTRTYQQIKGNYNSTKFNDYVEFRRQVAANDNIKTLLEF from the coding sequence ATGAAACACATTTTACCTCCTACACTACTAACTTTTTTACCCTTTACGTTATTTGCGCAGTTTTATCCTGTACACGAAATTCCAACAGCATTAATTCAAGATGCTTATGCCGTTGTCCGTTCAGCAAATACCCATATTCAACTCAATACGGTTAATCAATTTAAATATTCGGAAGAAGTTGTAATTACTGTATTTGATAAATCGGGAGATCCATTCGTTAATGCCCATCAGTTTTATGATCCAAATACGAAAATTGAGGCATTTGAAGCTGAATTATACGATGCCCAAGGAAAATTGATTGAGAAATTTAAATCAAAGAATTTCAGCGATGTCAGTGCGGTTTCGGGAGACCAATTGTACACTGATGACCGTGTTAAATATTTAGCTTTTACCCCGACTTTTTATCCCTATACAATTCGATACAAAGTTTCAACTGTTAATAAAAATACTATTTTTATCCCCAGATGGTCTCCTATCTATAGTACTAATTTGTCTATCGAATCGGCTCAATATACATTTACCAATAACAGTACTTCAACAATAAGACATTTAGAAAAAAATGTTTCTACATATCCCATTTCCAAAGAAATCAAAGGAAATGAATATCGTTATGCCTTGAAAAATCTTAAACCAATGCAATCCGAAGAGATGATGGTGAATTGGCGAAATATTGTACCACAAGTTATATTTGCGACCAACCAAATAAATATTGATGGTACACAAGGAAGTTTCGATAATTGGAATGACTACGGAAAATGGTCGTATCAAAATTTAATCCAAGGAAAATTAGATTTTACACCAGTTCAAAAAGCTTACTTTCAAAATTTAGTCAAAGACGCTCAATCAGAGAAAGAAAAAGTAAGCATTCTTTATAAACATTTACAAAATAAAGTACGCTATATTGGTGTACAACTTGGGATTGGGGGCTTATCTCCTTTTCCAAATTCATATGTCGAAACCCGAAGCTATGGCGACTGTAAAGCTTTATCCAATTATATGATTGGGATGTTAGATGCTGTAAGAATCAAAGCCTACCATACCATTTTATTTGCTGATAATGCACCCATTGATATCGATGAAGAAATGATGTATCAACAAGGGAACCATATGATTGTATATGTTCCATTAAAAGAGGAAGACATTTGGGTAGAAGCGACAAGCCAGAGTTTATCTTTTAATCTACTGGGAGACATGAGCAGTAATCGTAAAGTGTATATTTTTGATGAAAATGGCGGCAAAATCATTCCTTCTCAAACTTTAAATCATACCAATAATATATTAACAACCAAAGGGCGAATCGAAATTACATCAGATGGGAAAGCAAAAATTACATTGCATGAAATTTCTGATGGATTATTTTATGCCGATAATTCTGCTGTTAAATCGTATGTCAAAAAAGATCAGATGGAATATTTCAGAAGAAAATTCCCTGTATTGGCTCAGCCAAGGATTGATCAAATCGAGTTTAAGGACCATTGGGATAAATCATCATTTGAAACCATTCTAGAAGTTACTTCCGATAACTTTGCTAAAAAACAGGGGAATCATCTGATTTTTAATTTAATTCCTGGGAACAACGAAACAACGACTTTAAAAAAAGCTAAAACTCGAGTTCACGATTTCCATATTTCAAGAGGGTATACCGATAAGATAAGCTTTGAAATAATTGTTCCGTCAACCATTAAAGGTAAAATTCAATTTGAACCTATTCATATTGTCACAGAATTTGGTTTCTATGATTTGAAAATTGAACAAAAAACCGAAAACACCTATCTTTTAACAAGAACTTATCAACAAATAAAAGGCAATTATAATTCCACTAAATTCAATGATTACGTAGAATTTAGACGACAAGTTGCAGCCAACGATAACATAAAAACACTATTAGAATTCTAA
- the dtd gene encoding D-aminoacyl-tRNA deacylase, with protein MRIIIQRVQHASVKVNGEITGQINHGLLLLVGFEPDDHQEDFEWIAKKVTQLRIFGDENGVMNLDINQVDGDLLVVSQFTLHASTKKGNRPSYIKASKPDLAIEQYNNFLNILESTFKPVQKGIFGADMKVELLNDGPVTIYMDSRNKE; from the coding sequence ATGAGAATAATTATTCAGCGCGTACAACACGCTTCTGTAAAAGTAAATGGTGAAATTACAGGCCAAATCAATCATGGATTATTACTGCTTGTAGGATTTGAACCTGATGATCATCAAGAAGACTTCGAATGGATTGCAAAAAAAGTCACTCAATTACGAATCTTTGGGGACGAAAATGGCGTAATGAATTTAGATATCAATCAAGTGGATGGGGATTTACTTGTCGTTTCTCAATTTACATTACATGCTTCAACTAAAAAGGGAAATCGACCTTCATACATCAAAGCTTCTAAGCCCGATTTAGCCATTGAACAATATAATAATTTTTTAAACATTTTAGAATCAACATTTAAACCTGTTCAAAAAGGCATATTTGGAGCAGATATGAAAGTAGAACTTTTAAATGATGGTCCAGTTACAATTTATATGGATTCTCGAAACAAGGAATAA